A part of Arachis hypogaea cultivar Tifrunner chromosome 12, arahy.Tifrunner.gnm2.J5K5, whole genome shotgun sequence genomic DNA contains:
- the LOC112726689 gene encoding subtilisin-like protease SBT1.5: MANPPIFLFLTIFIATLLCCCSSFEEEKRTTFIVQVNHNLKPSLFTTHTHWYQSTLSSLLSTKTTNGTTSKHALNNNNPILHTYDTVFHGFSTRLSPSEAKRLQTLPHVTALIPEQVRHVHTTRSPHFLGLQTAAKTGLLRDTDFGSDLVIGVIDTGIWPERQSFNDRDLGPVPAKWKGRCVAGKDFPAASCNRKLIGARFFSAGYEATNGKMNETSEYRSPRDSDGHGTHTASIAAGRYVSPASTLGYAAGVAAGMAPKARLAVYKVCWTGGCYDSDILAAFDAAVSDGVDVASLSVGGVVVPYHLDVIAIGAYGAASAGVFVSASAGNGGPGGLTVTNVAPWVTTVGAGTIDRDFPAHVKLGNGRVIAGASLYGGPGLIPGRMYPVVYAGSELSGGGSTGGGDGYSASLCLEGSLDPKLVKGKIVVCDRGISSRAAKGDVVKKSGGIGMILANGIFDGEGLVADCHVLPATAVGAIGGDEIRRYIATAAKSNHTSPPTATIIFKGTRLGVRPAPVVASFSARGPNPVSTEILKPDVIAPGLNILAAWPDRVGPSGVPSDKRKTEFNILSGTSMACPHVSGLAALLKAAHPDWSPAAIRSALMTTAYVVDNRGHAMLDESTGNVSSVFDYGAGHVHPEKAIDPGLVYDISDSDYVNFLCNSNYTTDTIQVITRKKADCSSAKKAGHAGNLNYPSLSAVFQQYGKKKMSTHFIRSVTNVGEANSVYKVTIKPPVGMKVTVEPQTLSFRRVGQKLNFLVRVQARAVKLSPGGSSIKSGSIVWSDGKHTVTSPLVVTMQQPLDY; the protein is encoded by the coding sequence ATGGCAAACCCTCCCATTTTCCTCTTCCTTACTATCTTCATTGCCACACTTctgtgttgttgttcttcttttgaagaagaaaagagaacaaCATTCATAGTCCAAGTCAACCACAACCTGAAGCCTTCCCTTTTCACAACCCACACTCACTGGTACCAATCCACACTCTCTTCACTACTCTCAACCAAAACTACAAATGGAACAACATCCAAACACGCCCTTAACAACAATAACCCCATTCTCCACACATACGACACCGTTTTCCACGGCTTCTCAACAAGGCTCTCACCTTCAGAAGCAAAGAGGCTCCAGACACTCCCTCACGTGACAGCACTCATACCTGAACAAGTTCGTCACGTGCACACCACGCGCTCTCCTCATTTTCTCGGCCTTCAAACCGCCGCTAAGACCGGCTTGCTCCGGGACACCGATTTCGGCTCTGATCTCGTCATAGGAGTTATCGACACCGGAATCTGGCCGGAGAGGCAGAGCTTCAACGACCGCGACCTAGGTCCCGTTCCCGCCAAATGGAAAGGACGCTGTGTTGCTGGAAAAGATTTTCCGGCCGCCTCATGCAACCGGAAACTCATCGGCGCAAGGTTTTTTTCCGCCGGATACGAGGCTACCAACGGGAAGATGAACGAGACATCGGAGTACCGGTCGCCAAGGGACTCAGACGGCCACGGCACGCACACGGCGTCAATCGCCGCCGGAAGGTACGTTTCTCCAGCTTCGACTCTCGGTTACGCAGCTGGTGTCGCCGCTGGCATGGCTCCGAAGGCCAGGCTCGCGGTTTATAAGGTGTGCTGGACCGGCGGATGCTATGACTCCGACATCCTCGCCGCCTTCGACGCCGCCGTCTCGGACGGCGTCGATGTAGCGTCGCTCAGCGTCGGTGGCGTCGTGGTGCCGTACCACCTCGATGTCATTGCCATTGGAGCGTACGGCGCCGCATCAGCCGGTGTTTTTGTCTCGGCTTCCGCCGGAAACGGTGGTCCCGGTGGCCTCACCGTCACAAATGTCGCCCCCTGGGTGACAACTGTTGGCGCCGGAACAATTGACCGGGATTTCCCCGCTCATGTGAAGCTTGGAAATGGTAGGGTTATAGCTGGTGCTAGTCTTTATGGTGGTCCGGGTTTAATTCCGGGTCGGATGTACCCGGTTGTATATGCTGGATCCGAATTAAGTGGCGGTGGAAGTACCGGTGGTGGTGATGGTTATTCGGCTTCACTTTGTTTGGAAGGTTCCTTGGATCCCAAGTTAGTGAAGGGGAAAATTGTTGTTTGTGATAGAGGGATTAGTTCTAGAGCTGCTAAGGGTGATGTTGTGAAGAAATCCGGCGGAATTGGCATGATTTTGGCCAATGGGATATTTGATGGTGAAGGCTTGGTGGCTGATTGCCATGTACTCCCTGCTACCGCCGTTGGAGCGATAGGGGGCGATGAGATCAGGAGGTACATTGCGACTGCGGCGAAGTCCAATCACACTTCGCCACCAACTGCAACGATTATATTCAAAGGTACTAGGCTTGGTGTTAGGCCAGCACCTGTGGTGGCATCATTCTCAGCTAGAGGGCCTAACCCCGTATCAACAGAGATTTTGAAGCCTGATGTGATTGCCCCTGGGTTGAACATCCTTGCTGCGTGGCCGGATAGGGTTGGCCCCTCTGGCGTCCCATCGGATAAGCGCAAAACCGAGTTTAATATACTCTCTGGAACCTCAATGGCTTGTCCTCATGTTTCTGGATTGGCAGCATTGTTGAAAGCGGCGCATCCGGATTGGAGTCCGGCTGCTATTAGGTCTGCATTGATGACCACTGCTTATGTTGTGGACAATAGGGGTCATGCCATGTTGGATGAGTCCACTGGGAATGTTTCCTCAGTGTTTGATTATGGTGCTGGCCATGTTCATCCTGAGAAGGCCATTGACCCTGGTTTGGTCTATGACATTTCGGATTCTGATTATGTGAACTTCTTGTGCAATTCAAATTACACCACTGACACTATCCAAGTGATCACAAGGAAGAAAGCAGATTGCAGCAGTGCGAAGAAAGCCGGACATGCCGGGAACTTGAACTATCCTTCACTGTCAGCAGTTTTCCAGCAATATGGCAAGAAGAAAATGTCCACGCACTTCATTAGATCCGTGACCAATGTTGGCGAGGCGAACTCAGTCTACAAGGTCACCATTAAGCCACCGGTCGGGATGAAGGTTACAGTGGAGCCTCAGACCCTGTCCTTCAGGAGGGTGGGTCAGAAGCTGAACTTCCTTGTTAGGGTGCAAGCTAGAGCAGTGAAGCTTTCTCCTGGAGGCTCAAGTATAAAGAGTGGTTCCATAGTTTGGTCTGATGGCAAACACACTGTCACAAGTCCCTTGGTTGTGACAATGCAACAGCCTCTTGATTATTAG
- the LOC140177273 gene encoding uncharacterized protein, with the protein METGVIFYEMDPPYIYEDIVQHRFYVVAAEIRTRMYILRDHPFHHPIDTPQFNPDMPYEFPLQWLHPDAPFHPFHDGPVPHQHPDQPADQADPEPEPMEEHFPEPVPEEDIPVEQISVSSSEPSSEEPLTASISGPASAGQISSTSASAPPEIIEISDDEDEDPEECSDVVVISSDDDS; encoded by the coding sequence atggagaccGGAGTTATATTTTACGAGATggaccctccctatatatacgagGATATTGTACAGCATAGGTTTTATGTAGTAGCTGCGGAGATTAGGACTCGTATGTACATTCTGCGTGATCATCCTTTCCATCACCCGATTGACACTCCACAGTTTAACCCCGACATGCCCTATGAGTTCCCACTGCAGTGGCTCCACCCGGATGCTCCATTTCACCCGTTTCATGATGGGCCGGTGCCTCACCAGCATCCCGATCAGCCTGCGGATCAGGCGGACCCTGAGCCTGAGCCCATGGAGGAGCATTTTCCAGAGCCTGTACCAGAGGAGGACATCCCCGTGGAGCAGATCTCAGTATCTTCTTCCGAGCCATCTTCTGAGGAGCCGCTCACCGCCTCTATTAGTGGACCGGCGAGTGCTGGTCAGATCAGTAGCACGAGTGCCAGTGCCCCTCCCGAGATTATAGAGATTTCCGATGACGAGGACGAGGATCCTGAGGAGTGTTCTGATGTGGTTGTGATCTCTTCTGACGATGACAGCTGA